A single genomic interval of Lathyrus oleraceus cultivar Zhongwan6 chromosome 7, CAAS_Psat_ZW6_1.0, whole genome shotgun sequence harbors:
- the LOC127103830 gene encoding uncharacterized protein LOC127103830: METSVAAQNQLPPELVQRAIILEVMSTPIYVAPMNASRYQIHPNLPWGMPPNYILEGYHPQVPEAPVMPVVMLIPPSVIHTTPYHKEPIFHATPSESMGSYEKMDEFQDQFVEIQREIKALREKDLFEKNAHDLCLVPNVKIPAKFRVPDFEKYKGDSCLRSHLIMYARKMSTQTDNHRLLIHYFQHSLTGAALKWYMNLDIAYIHTFSDLSEAFIRQYKYNIDMAPDRDKLRAMSQRDKETFKEYAQIWRGVAAQICPSPEESKMSKIYLKTLSTFYYERMIVSAPSDFTDMVNMGMHLEEGVCEG; encoded by the coding sequence ATGGAAACGTCggtggctgctcagaatcaactACCCCCAGAGCTTGTTCAAAGAGCTATAATTTTAGAGGTCATGTCTACACCCATTTATGTGGCACCTATGAACGCTTCTCGGTATCAAATTCACCCCAATTTACCTTGGGGCATGCCACCAAATTATATACTAGAAGGTTACCACCCACAAGTTCCTGAAGCTCCCGTAATGCCTGTTGTCATGTTAATACCACCTTCTGTGATACACACTACTCCATACCACAAAGAGCCCATCTTTCACGCCACTCCAAGTGAGAGTATGGGATcatatgagaaaatggacgaatTCCAAGACCAATTCGTTGAGATTCAGAGAGAGATTAAAGCTCTTAGGGAAAAAGATCTATTTGAAAAGAATGCCCACGATTTATGCCTTGTTCCAAATGTCAAAATACCTGCCAAATTTAgagtacctgactttgaaaagtacaagggggATTCTTGTCTGAGGAGCCACTTAATTATGTATGCCCGAAAAATGTCCACTCAAACTGACAACCACCGGTTGCTAATTCACTATTTTCAAcatagtctgactggtgccgccCTCAAATGGTACATGAACTTGGATATTGCCTATATTCACACATTCAGTGATTTAAGTGAAGCTTTCATCAGGCAGTACAAGTACAATATtgacatggcgccggatagagatAAACTTCGGGCTATGTCCCAAAGagacaaggaaactttcaaggaatATGCACAAATATGGCGCGGGGTTGCCGCCCAGATTTGTCCTTCTCCCGAAGAAAGCAAAATGAGTAAGATCTATTTAAAGACTCTAAGCACTTTCTACTATGAACGAATGATAGTGAGTGCACCAAGTGATTTCACCGAtatggtgaatatggggatgcatCTCGAAGAAGGTGTCTGTGAGGGATGA